One region of Enterobacter ludwigii genomic DNA includes:
- a CDS encoding maltoporin, whose amino-acid sequence MMITLRKQVPLAIAIAAGILSAQAGAVDFKGYARSGIGWTGSGGEQQCFQATGAQSKYRLGNECETYAELKLGQEVWKEGDKSFYFDTNVAYSVSQQNDWESTSPAFREANVQGKNLIDALPGSTIWAGKRFYQRHDVHMIDFYYWDISGPGAGIENIDLGFGKLSLAATRSSEAGGSATFADRDALGNRIYDNLVPNDVFDVRLAQMQVNEGGTLEFGVDYGHTNIPDDYYLQPGASKDGWMFTAEHTQSMLKGFNKFVLQYATDSMTSNGKGRPEGGSINNNGDMWRVLDHGAISLGDSWDLMYVGMYQDINLDNNNGTKWWTVGVRPMYKWTPIMSTLLEVGYDNVKSQKTDDTNSQYKITLAQQWQAGDSIWSRPAIRVFATYAKWDEKWGYANGDSGAGYDSGIAYSDTSAKTFSRGDSDEWTFGAQMEIWW is encoded by the coding sequence ATGATGATTACTCTGCGCAAACAAGTCCCTCTGGCAATCGCCATTGCGGCAGGCATCCTGTCTGCCCAGGCGGGTGCTGTGGACTTTAAAGGTTATGCTCGTTCCGGCATTGGCTGGACAGGGAGTGGCGGTGAGCAACAGTGTTTCCAGGCAACCGGTGCACAAAGTAAATACCGTCTCGGTAACGAATGTGAAACCTATGCGGAATTGAAACTGGGCCAGGAAGTGTGGAAAGAAGGCGATAAGAGCTTCTATTTCGACACCAACGTTGCGTATTCCGTCTCTCAGCAGAACGACTGGGAATCTACCAGCCCGGCCTTCCGTGAAGCTAACGTGCAGGGTAAAAACCTGATTGACGCACTGCCAGGTTCCACCATCTGGGCCGGTAAGCGCTTCTATCAGCGTCATGACGTTCACATGATCGACTTCTACTACTGGGATATTTCTGGTCCTGGTGCGGGTATCGAAAACATCGACCTGGGCTTCGGTAAGCTCTCTCTGGCTGCAACCCGTTCTTCCGAAGCGGGCGGTTCAGCGACCTTTGCCGATCGTGACGCGCTGGGTAACCGTATTTATGACAACCTGGTACCGAACGATGTCTTCGACGTCCGTTTAGCACAGATGCAGGTCAATGAAGGCGGTACGCTGGAGTTCGGTGTTGATTATGGTCACACCAATATTCCAGATGACTACTACCTGCAGCCTGGCGCATCTAAAGACGGTTGGATGTTCACCGCTGAACATACCCAGAGCATGCTGAAGGGCTTTAACAAGTTTGTGCTGCAGTACGCAACTGACTCTATGACCTCCAACGGCAAGGGCCGTCCGGAAGGTGGTAGCATCAACAACAACGGCGACATGTGGCGTGTTCTGGACCACGGTGCGATCTCTCTGGGCGACTCCTGGGATCTGATGTACGTAGGTATGTACCAGGACATCAACCTGGATAACAACAACGGCACCAAATGGTGGACCGTCGGTGTGCGTCCTATGTACAAATGGACGCCAATCATGAGCACCCTGTTAGAAGTGGGCTACGACAACGTTAAGTCTCAGAAAACCGACGACACCAACAGTCAGTACAAAATCACCCTGGCACAACAATGGCAGGCAGGCGACAGCATCTGGTCCCGTCCAGCTATCCGTGTCTTCGCAACTTACGCGAAGTGGGATGAAAAATGGGGCTACGCGAACGGCGACTCCGGTGCAGGCTATGACTCTGGTATTGCGTACAGCGACACGTCCGCAAAAACCTTCAGCCGCGGCGACTCTGATGAGTGGACCTTCGGTGCCCAGATGGAAATCTGGTGGTAA
- the malE gene encoding maltose/maltodextrin ABC transporter substrate-binding protein MalE, whose amino-acid sequence MKIKTGARVFALSALAAMMISAPALAKIEEGKLVIWINGDKGYNGLAEVGKKFEKDTGIKVTVEHPDKLEEKFPQVAATGDGPDIIFWAHDRFGGYAQSGLLAEVTPDKAFQDKLFPFTWDAVRYNGKLIAYPIAVEALSLIYNKDLVPNPPKTWEEIPKLDKELKAKGKSALMFNLQEPYFTWPLIAADGGYAFKFENGKYDVKDVGVDNAGAKAGLTFLVDLIKNKHMNADTDYSIAEAAFNKGETAMTINGPWAWTNIDKSKINYGVTLLPTFKGKPSKPFVGVLSAGINAASPNKELAKEFLENYLLTDQGLDEVNKDKPLGAVALKSFQDHLAKDPRIAATMDNAQKGEIMPNIPQMAAFWYATRTAVINAASGRQTVDAALKDAQGRITK is encoded by the coding sequence ATGAAGATCAAGACTGGCGCACGTGTTTTCGCATTGTCCGCCCTTGCAGCAATGATGATTTCCGCACCGGCTCTCGCCAAAATTGAAGAAGGTAAGCTGGTAATCTGGATTAACGGCGATAAGGGCTATAACGGCCTGGCCGAAGTGGGTAAAAAATTCGAGAAAGACACCGGTATCAAAGTGACCGTAGAACACCCGGATAAGCTGGAAGAGAAATTCCCACAGGTTGCAGCAACCGGTGACGGCCCGGACATCATCTTCTGGGCGCATGACCGTTTCGGTGGCTACGCGCAGTCGGGTCTGCTGGCAGAAGTCACGCCGGACAAAGCCTTCCAGGACAAACTGTTCCCGTTCACCTGGGACGCCGTTCGCTATAACGGCAAGCTGATCGCTTACCCAATCGCGGTTGAAGCCCTTTCTCTGATTTACAACAAAGACCTGGTACCTAACCCACCGAAAACCTGGGAAGAGATCCCGAAACTGGATAAAGAGCTGAAAGCGAAAGGTAAGAGCGCGCTGATGTTCAACCTGCAAGAACCATACTTCACCTGGCCGCTGATTGCTGCGGACGGCGGTTACGCGTTCAAGTTTGAAAACGGCAAGTATGACGTGAAAGACGTGGGCGTGGACAACGCTGGCGCGAAAGCGGGTCTGACCTTCCTGGTTGACCTCATCAAGAACAAACATATGAACGCGGATACCGACTACTCCATCGCGGAAGCGGCGTTCAACAAAGGCGAAACCGCGATGACCATCAACGGTCCGTGGGCCTGGACCAACATCGACAAGAGCAAAATCAACTACGGCGTGACGCTGCTGCCAACTTTCAAAGGCAAGCCGTCTAAACCGTTCGTTGGTGTGCTGAGCGCGGGTATCAACGCGGCAAGCCCGAACAAAGAGCTGGCGAAAGAGTTCCTGGAAAACTACCTGCTGACCGATCAGGGTCTGGATGAAGTGAACAAGGACAAACCGCTGGGTGCCGTTGCGCTGAAATCCTTCCAGGATCACCTGGCAAAAGACCCACGTATTGCGGCCACCATGGATAACGCTCAGAAAGGCGAAATTATGCCGAACATCCCGCAAATGGCGGCGTTCTGGTACGCCACCCGTACTGCGGTCATCAATGCGGCAAGCGGTCGTCAGACTGTTGATGCCGCGCTGAAAGATGCGCAGGGTCGTATTACTAAGTAA
- the ubiC gene encoding chorismate lyase — protein sequence MSHPALTQLRALRYFDQIPALDPQQLDWLLLEDSMTKRFEQQGKTVTVTLIQEGFVSGDEIAAELPLLPQEPRYWLREILLCADGEPWLAGRTVVPESTLSGPELALQRLGKTPLGRYLFTSSELTRDFIEIGRDAELWGRRSRLRLSGKPLILTELFLPASPLY from the coding sequence ATGTCACACCCTGCGCTAACGCAACTGCGTGCGCTGCGCTATTTCGACCAAATACCTGCGCTTGATCCGCAGCAACTGGACTGGTTGCTGCTGGAAGATTCCATGACGAAACGTTTTGAGCAGCAGGGTAAAACGGTCACGGTGACCCTGATTCAGGAAGGGTTTGTCTCTGGCGATGAGATTGCTGCCGAGCTGCCGCTATTGCCGCAAGAGCCACGTTACTGGCTGCGTGAAATTTTACTCTGCGCTGATGGCGAGCCATGGCTTGCCGGGCGGACGGTGGTGCCCGAATCTACCCTTTCCGGGCCCGAGCTGGCGCTGCAACGGCTGGGGAAAACGCCTCTGGGGCGTTACCTTTTCACCTCGTCTGAGCTTACCCGAGATTTTATTGAGATTGGTCGTGATGCCGAACTGTGGGGGCGTCGTTCCCGCCTTCGCCTGAGCGGTAAACCGTTAATACTGACGGAGCTTTTTTTACCGGCATCGCCGTTGTACTAA
- the malK gene encoding maltose/maltodextrin ABC transporter ATP-binding protein MalK has product MASVQLRNVTKAWGDVVVSKDINLDIHEGEFVVFVGPSGCGKSTLLRMIAGLETITSGDLFIGDTRMNDIPPAERGVGMVFQSYALYPHLSVAENMSFGLKLAGAKKDVINQRVTQVAEVLQLAHLLERKPKALSGGQRQRVAIGRTLVAEPRVFLLDEPLSNLDAALRVQMRIEISRLHKRLGRTMIYVTHDQVEAMTLADKIVVLDAGRVAQVGKPLELYHYPADRFVAGFIGSPKMNFLPVKVTATAIEQVQVELPNRQQVWLPVDSANVQVGANMSLGIRPEHLLPSHIADVTLEGEVQVVEQLGHETQIHIQIPAIRQNLVYRQNDVVLVEEGATFAIGLPPERCHLFREDGTACRRLHKEPGV; this is encoded by the coding sequence ATGGCGAGCGTACAGCTGCGTAATGTAACGAAAGCCTGGGGTGACGTTGTGGTGTCGAAAGACATCAATCTGGACATCCACGAAGGTGAGTTCGTGGTATTTGTCGGCCCATCAGGCTGCGGTAAATCTACTCTGCTGCGTATGATTGCCGGTCTTGAAACGATCACCAGTGGCGATTTGTTTATTGGTGACACCCGTATGAACGACATCCCGCCTGCCGAACGTGGCGTAGGCATGGTGTTCCAGTCTTATGCGCTTTACCCCCATCTGTCCGTTGCCGAAAACATGTCCTTTGGCCTGAAACTGGCGGGTGCGAAGAAAGACGTGATTAACCAGCGCGTCACGCAGGTGGCGGAAGTATTACAGCTGGCGCACCTGCTTGAGCGTAAACCGAAAGCGCTTTCCGGCGGTCAGCGTCAGCGTGTGGCGATTGGCCGTACGCTGGTGGCGGAACCGCGCGTGTTCCTGCTCGATGAACCCCTTTCCAACCTGGATGCCGCTCTGCGTGTCCAGATGCGTATTGAAATCTCCCGTCTGCACAAACGTCTTGGCCGCACGATGATTTACGTCACCCACGATCAGGTCGAAGCGATGACCCTCGCCGACAAAATTGTGGTGCTGGACGCCGGTCGCGTGGCGCAGGTGGGCAAACCACTCGAGCTTTATCACTACCCGGCAGACCGCTTTGTTGCGGGCTTCATTGGCTCGCCAAAGATGAACTTCCTGCCCGTCAAAGTGACGGCAACTGCGATCGAACAGGTACAGGTGGAGCTGCCAAACCGCCAGCAGGTCTGGCTGCCTGTTGACAGCGCCAACGTACAGGTAGGGGCAAACATGTCCCTCGGTATTCGTCCTGAGCACCTGCTGCCGAGCCACATCGCCGATGTGACGCTGGAAGGTGAAGTTCAGGTTGTCGAACAGCTTGGTCACGAAACACAGATTCATATCCAGATCCCCGCCATCCGTCAGAACCTGGTCTACCGCCAGAATGACGTGGTGTTGGTAGAAGAGGGTGCCACATTCGCTATCGGCTTGCCGCCAGAGCGTTGCCATCTGTTCCGTGAGGATGGCACTGCATGTCGTCGGTTGCACAAAGAGCCAGGCGTTTAA
- the malG gene encoding maltose ABC transporter permease MalG: MAMVQPKSQKLRLLATHLGLLIFIAAIMFPLLMVIAISLRSGNFATGSLIPDEISWEHWKLALGFSVEHADGRVTPPPFPVLLWLWNSVKIAGITAIGIVTLSTTCAYAFARMKFPGKASLLKGMLIFQMFPAVLSLVALYALFDRLGQYVPFIGLNTHGGVIFAYLGGIALHVWTIKGYFETIDGSLEEAAALDGATPWQAFRLVLLPLSVPILAVVFILSFIAAITEVPVASLLLRDVNSYTLAVGMQQYLNPQNYLWGDFAAAAVLSAIPITVVFLLAQRWLVNGLTAGGVKG, translated from the coding sequence ATGGCTATGGTACAACCCAAATCTCAGAAACTGCGCCTCCTGGCGACGCATTTAGGCCTGCTGATTTTTATTGCGGCGATCATGTTCCCGCTACTGATGGTCATCGCCATCTCCCTGCGTTCGGGTAACTTCGCCACCGGGAGCCTGATCCCGGACGAAATCTCCTGGGAGCACTGGAAGCTCGCGCTGGGCTTCAGCGTGGAACACGCAGATGGTCGCGTCACACCGCCGCCGTTCCCGGTGCTGTTATGGCTGTGGAACTCGGTGAAAATCGCCGGGATCACCGCGATAGGTATCGTGACGCTCTCCACCACTTGTGCGTACGCTTTCGCCCGTATGAAGTTCCCGGGCAAGGCCTCACTGCTGAAAGGGATGCTGATTTTCCAGATGTTCCCGGCGGTACTGTCGCTGGTCGCGTTGTATGCCTTGTTTGACCGTCTGGGCCAGTACGTGCCGTTTATCGGCCTGAACACCCACGGTGGCGTAATCTTCGCCTATCTTGGCGGTATCGCACTGCATGTGTGGACCATCAAAGGGTATTTCGAAACCATCGACGGCTCGCTGGAAGAAGCTGCGGCACTGGATGGTGCAACCCCGTGGCAGGCGTTCCGTCTGGTGCTGCTGCCGCTGTCGGTGCCTATCCTGGCGGTGGTGTTTATCCTGTCGTTTATCGCCGCCATCACCGAAGTGCCCGTCGCTTCTCTGTTACTGCGTGATGTGAATAGCTACACGCTGGCCGTCGGTATGCAGCAATACCTCAACCCGCAAAACTACCTGTGGGGCGACTTTGCCGCGGCGGCCGTGCTCTCCGCCATCCCGATTACCGTGGTATTCCTGCTGGCGCAGCGCTGGCTGGTGAATGGCCTGACGGCGGGCGGTGTGAAAGGTTAA
- the malF gene encoding maltose ABC transporter permease MalF yields MDVIKKKRWWQSDALKWSAIGLLCLLVGYLVVLMYVQGEYLFAIMTLILSSAGLYIFANRKAYAWRYVYPGVAGMGLFVLFPLICTIAIAFTNYSSTNQLAQERAQQVLLDRSYQAGKTFNFGLYPAGNEWKLALTDEASSKYYVSDAFKFGGEQKLTLKEAAALPEGERANLRVITQNRQALTQLTAVLPDESKVTMSSLRQFSGTQPLYTLADDGTLTNNQSGVKYRPNNDIGFYQSITADGKWGDDKLSPGYTVTIGWDNFTRVFTDEGIQKPFFAIFIWTVVFSVLTVILTVAVGMVLACLVQWEALKGKAIYRVLLILPYAVPSFISILIFKGLFNQSFGEINMMLSALFGIKPAWFSDPTTARSMIIIVNTWLGYPYMMILCMGLLKAIPDDLYEASAMDGAGPFQNFFKITLPLLIKPLTPLMIASFAFNFNNFVLIQLLTNGGPDRLGTTTPAGYTDLLVSYTYRIAFEGGGGQDFGLAAAIATLIFLLVGALAIVNLKATRMKFD; encoded by the coding sequence ATGGATGTCATTAAAAAGAAACGCTGGTGGCAAAGCGACGCGCTGAAGTGGTCAGCGATAGGTCTGCTGTGTCTGCTGGTGGGTTACCTTGTTGTTTTAATGTACGTACAAGGGGAATATCTGTTTGCCATCATGACGCTGATTTTAAGCTCTGCTGGCCTGTATATTTTCGCCAACCGTAAAGCCTATGCCTGGCGCTATGTCTACCCGGGCGTGGCCGGGATGGGGCTGTTTGTTCTCTTCCCGCTGATTTGTACTATTGCCATTGCGTTTACCAACTACAGCAGCACGAACCAGCTTGCGCAGGAACGTGCCCAGCAGGTCCTTCTGGATCGCTCTTACCAGGCCGGCAAGACCTTTAACTTCGGCCTGTATCCTGCCGGTAACGAGTGGAAGTTAGCGCTTACTGACGAAGCAAGCAGCAAATACTATGTCTCCGACGCGTTCAAATTTGGCGGCGAGCAGAAGCTGACCTTAAAAGAGGCCGCAGCGCTGCCGGAAGGCGAACGTGCCAACCTGCGCGTCATTACCCAGAACCGTCAGGCGCTGACCCAGCTCACCGCCGTACTGCCAGACGAAAGCAAAGTGACCATGAGCTCACTGCGCCAGTTCTCCGGCACGCAGCCTCTCTACACGCTGGCGGATGACGGCACGCTGACCAACAACCAGAGCGGCGTGAAATATCGTCCGAACAACGACATTGGTTTCTATCAGTCCATTACTGCCGATGGCAAATGGGGTGATGACAAGCTCAGCCCGGGCTATACCGTCACCATCGGCTGGGACAACTTTACCCGCGTGTTTACCGACGAAGGCATTCAGAAACCGTTCTTCGCCATCTTCATCTGGACGGTGGTCTTCTCGGTTCTGACCGTGATCCTGACCGTGGCTGTGGGCATGGTTCTGGCCTGTCTCGTGCAGTGGGAAGCCCTGAAAGGCAAAGCGATTTATCGCGTACTGCTGATTCTGCCGTATGCCGTACCGTCGTTTATTTCGATTCTGATTTTCAAAGGGCTGTTTAACCAGAGCTTCGGTGAAATCAACATGATGCTGAGCGCGCTGTTTGGTATCAAACCGGCCTGGTTCAGCGACCCGACGACTGCCCGTTCGATGATTATCATCGTCAATACCTGGCTGGGCTATCCGTACATGATGATCCTGTGCATGGGGCTGTTGAAGGCGATCCCGGACGATCTGTACGAAGCCTCGGCGATGGACGGAGCGGGTCCGTTCCAGAACTTCTTTAAGATTACGCTGCCGCTGCTCATTAAGCCGCTGACGCCGCTGATGATTGCCAGCTTCGCCTTCAACTTTAACAACTTTGTGCTGATTCAACTGTTGACCAACGGCGGCCCTGACCGTCTTGGCACCACCACGCCGGCGGGCTATACCGACCTGCTCGTGAGCTACACCTACCGTATTGCTTTCGAAGGCGGCGGTGGTCAGGACTTCGGTCTGGCGGCGGCGATTGCCACCCTGATCTTCCTGCTGGTTGGCGCCCTGGCGATTGTGAACCTGAAAGCCACACGAATGAAATTTGACTAA
- the psiE gene encoding phosphate-starvation-inducible protein PsiE produces MTSLTRPRVEFISTILQTVLNLGLLSLGLILVVFLGKETVHLADVLFAPEQTSKYALVEGLVVYFLYFEFIALIVKYFQSGFHFPLRYFVYIGITAIVRLIIVDHKSPLDVLIYSAAILLLVITLWLCNSKRLKRE; encoded by the coding sequence ATGACATCCCTGACTCGCCCGCGCGTTGAGTTTATCTCAACTATCCTCCAGACCGTGCTGAACCTCGGTCTGTTGAGCCTTGGACTGATACTGGTCGTCTTTTTGGGAAAAGAGACGGTGCATCTGGCGGATGTGCTGTTTGCCCCTGAACAAACCAGCAAATATGCGCTGGTGGAAGGACTGGTGGTCTACTTTCTCTACTTTGAATTTATCGCCCTGATTGTGAAGTACTTTCAGTCCGGCTTTCACTTCCCGCTGCGTTATTTCGTCTACATTGGGATCACCGCGATAGTGCGGCTGATCATCGTCGATCATAAATCCCCGCTCGACGTGCTGATCTACTCGGCGGCGATCCTGCTGCTGGTAATCACCCTCTGGCTGTGTAACTCGAAGCGGCTGAAACGCGAATAA
- the malM gene encoding maltose operon protein MalM: MKMKKSLVALCLSAGLMACVPAVSFADVNFVPQNTSAAPAIPAAALQQLTWTPVDQSKTQSTQLSTGGQQLNVPGITGPVAAYSVPANIGELTLTLTSEVNKQTSVFAPNVLILDQNLTPSAFFPSEYFSYQEPGVMSADRLEGKMRLTPALGQQKIYVLVFTTEKDLQQTTKLIDPAKAYAKGTGNSVPDIPDPLARHVTDGLLKLKVSTNNASSVLVGPLFGSSGTGPVTVGNTAAPVYAAPAATAAAAPVAAAAPAPSKKAEPVLNDTEEYFNNAIKQAVKRGDVDKALKLLDEAERLGSTTARSTFISSVKGKG; the protein is encoded by the coding sequence ATGAAAATGAAGAAAAGTCTCGTCGCGCTGTGCCTCTCTGCGGGGCTGATGGCCTGTGTTCCGGCGGTCTCCTTTGCAGACGTGAATTTCGTACCACAAAATACCAGCGCTGCGCCGGCTATCCCGGCGGCGGCGCTCCAGCAACTGACCTGGACGCCAGTTGATCAATCCAAAACGCAGTCGACACAGCTTTCTACGGGCGGCCAGCAACTGAACGTGCCGGGGATCACCGGGCCGGTTGCCGCCTACAGCGTGCCGGCCAACATTGGTGAGCTAACCCTGACGCTGACCAGCGAAGTGAACAAGCAAACCAGCGTCTTCGCACCTAACGTACTGATTCTGGATCAGAACCTGACGCCATCTGCTTTCTTCCCAAGCGAATATTTTAGTTACCAGGAACCAGGCGTGATGAGCGCCGACCGTCTGGAAGGCAAAATGCGCCTGACGCCTGCCCTGGGTCAGCAGAAGATTTATGTTCTGGTTTTCACGACCGAAAAAGATCTGCAGCAGACCACTAAGCTTATCGATCCGGCAAAAGCCTATGCGAAAGGCACCGGCAACTCGGTTCCGGATATTCCGGATCCATTAGCGCGTCACGTCACCGACGGTTTGCTTAAGCTGAAAGTCTCAACAAACAATGCATCCAGCGTGCTGGTTGGCCCACTGTTTGGCTCTTCCGGTACTGGCCCTGTCACAGTAGGCAATACAGCCGCGCCTGTGTATGCCGCTCCAGCCGCCACAGCCGCTGCCGCACCGGTAGCCGCCGCTGCACCAGCCCCATCGAAGAAAGCTGAACCGGTTCTGAACGACACCGAAGAGTACTTCAACAACGCCATTAAGCAGGCGGTGAAGCGCGGCGATGTCGATAAAGCGCTGAAACTGCTTGATGAAGCCGAACGTTTAGGTTCAACCACTGCCCGTTCCACCTTTATCAGCAGTGTAAAAGGCAAGGGGTAA
- a CDS encoding YjbH domain-containing protein: MKRTYLYSMLALCVSAACHAETYPAPIGPSQSDFGGVGLLQTPTARMAREGELSLNYRDNDQYRYYSASVQLFPWLETTLRYTDVRTKQYSSVEAFSGDQTYKDKAFDLKVRLWEESYWMPQVSVGAKDIGGTGLFDAEYIVASKAWGPFDFSLGLGWGYLGTSGNVKNPFCSYSDKYCYRDNSYQKAGSINGDQMFHGPASLFGGVEYQTPWQPLRLKLEYEGNDYSQDFAGKIEQKSKFNVGAIYRVTDWADVNLSYERGNTFMFGFTLRTNFNDMRPHYNDNARPAYQPEPQDAILQHSVVANQLTLLKYNAGLADPKIQVKGDTLYVTGEHVKYRDSREGIERANRIVMNDLPDGIRTIRVTENRLNLPQVTTETDVASLKRHLEGEPLGHETELVQKRVEPIVPDTTEQGWYIDKSRFDFHIDPVLNQSVGGPENFYMYQLGAMATADLWLTDHLLTTGSLFGNIANNYDKFNYTNPPNDSTLPRVRTRVREYVQNNVYVNNLQANYFQYFGNGFYGQVYGGYLETMFGGAGAEVLYRPVDSNWAFGIDANYVKQRDWRSAQDMMKFTDYSVKTGHLTAYWTPSFAPDVLVKASVGQYLAGDKGGTLDISKHFDSGVVVGGYATITNVSPDEYGEGDFTKGVYVSIPLDLFSSGPTRSRAAIGWTPLTRDGGQQLGRKFQLYDMTSDKNINFR, translated from the coding sequence ATGAAAAGAACCTATCTCTACAGCATGCTGGCACTTTGTGTGAGTGCCGCCTGCCATGCAGAAACGTATCCGGCACCTATTGGCCCGTCCCAGTCAGACTTCGGTGGCGTCGGTTTACTGCAAACGCCCACCGCACGTATGGCGCGTGAGGGTGAGTTGAGCCTTAACTATCGCGATAACGATCAATACCGCTACTACTCGGCGTCGGTGCAACTGTTTCCGTGGCTTGAAACCACGCTGCGCTATACCGACGTGCGTACGAAACAGTACAGCAGCGTAGAGGCGTTCTCCGGCGATCAGACTTACAAAGATAAAGCCTTCGACCTCAAAGTACGTCTGTGGGAAGAGAGTTACTGGATGCCGCAGGTCTCCGTCGGCGCAAAAGATATCGGCGGTACCGGTCTGTTTGATGCGGAATACATCGTTGCCAGTAAAGCCTGGGGACCATTTGATTTCTCACTCGGTCTGGGCTGGGGTTATCTCGGTACCAGCGGCAACGTCAAAAACCCGTTTTGCTCCTACAGCGATAAATATTGCTACCGCGATAATAGTTACCAGAAAGCGGGTTCGATCAACGGCGACCAGATGTTCCACGGACCGGCGTCGCTGTTTGGTGGCGTCGAATACCAGACACCCTGGCAGCCGCTGCGCCTGAAGCTGGAGTATGAAGGGAATGACTACTCGCAGGATTTCGCTGGCAAGATTGAACAGAAGAGCAAGTTTAACGTCGGCGCCATTTATCGCGTCACCGATTGGGCCGACGTTAACCTCAGCTACGAGCGTGGCAATACCTTCATGTTTGGCTTCACGCTGCGCACTAACTTCAACGACATGCGCCCGCACTACAACGATAACGCACGGCCTGCATACCAGCCGGAGCCGCAGGACGCCATCCTGCAGCACTCGGTGGTGGCAAACCAGCTGACGTTGCTGAAATATAATGCGGGTCTGGCGGATCCGAAAATTCAGGTAAAAGGCGATACGCTGTACGTTACCGGCGAGCATGTGAAATACCGCGACTCGCGTGAAGGGATCGAGCGCGCCAACCGGATCGTCATGAACGATCTCCCGGATGGGATCCGCACGATCCGCGTGACGGAGAACCGTCTCAACCTGCCGCAGGTGACGACGGAAACGGACGTCGCCAGCCTCAAGCGCCATCTGGAAGGTGAACCGCTCGGGCATGAAACCGAGCTGGTGCAAAAACGCGTAGAGCCGATCGTGCCAGATACCACCGAGCAGGGCTGGTATATCGACAAGTCGCGCTTCGATTTCCATATCGATCCGGTGCTGAATCAGTCCGTCGGCGGGCCAGAGAACTTCTACATGTATCAGCTGGGCGCGATGGCGACAGCGGATCTGTGGCTCACCGACCACCTGCTGACCACCGGTAGCCTGTTTGGCAACATTGCTAACAACTACGACAAGTTCAACTACACCAATCCGCCAAATGACTCGACGCTGCCGCGCGTGCGCACCCGCGTGCGTGAGTATGTGCAGAATAATGTCTATGTGAACAACCTGCAGGCCAACTACTTCCAGTACTTCGGCAACGGCTTCTACGGCCAGGTGTACGGCGGATATCTGGAAACCATGTTCGGCGGCGCTGGGGCAGAAGTGCTTTATCGTCCTGTCGACAGCAACTGGGCGTTCGGGATTGATGCCAACTATGTCAAACAGCGTGACTGGCGCAGCGCCCAGGACATGATGAAGTTCACCGACTATAGCGTCAAAACGGGTCATCTGACCGCCTACTGGACACCGTCATTTGCCCCTGACGTACTGGTGAAAGCCAGCGTCGGCCAGTACCTGGCGGGTGATAAGGGCGGCACGCTGGATATATCTAAACACTTTGACAGCGGCGTCGTGGTGGGCGGTTATGCCACCATCACCAACGTCTCGCCGGACGAATATGGGGAAGGGGACTTCACCAAAGGCGTATACGTGTCGATTCCGCTGGATCTGTTCTCGTCAGGCCCAACCCGCAGCCGTGCGGCGATTGGCTGGACGCCGCTGACGCGCGACGGGGGTCAGCAGTTGGGTCGTAAGTTCCAGCTGTATGATATGACCAGCGATAAAAACATTAACTTCCGCTGA